Within the Anoplopoma fimbria isolate UVic2021 breed Golden Eagle Sablefish chromosome 21, Afim_UVic_2022, whole genome shotgun sequence genome, the region CCATTGTTTTTCACGTCCTTTAGGCTTTCTGTAAAGCTCCCACCCAGCGGCTCGCCATTAGTGCGTGGCAGTGAGCCGCACAAAAAGCCTTGCAGGATGGGATTTTGTCTGTGTCATATCTGAGAGAAAAGTGCctgtgtgaaaaagaaaaaggtgtcTGACTTTTCTATTTCGCTTTCAGGGGACCTTTGCGTGTCAGATTTGTAGATAGTGTTTGTTATCCACTCACTTACCTTGTACATTTACCATACATTTACCACGGAAACAGCCATCAATAGGCATTTCATCAGGAGGAGAAACAGCCTTGACTGTGAGTGCCTTTGATGTTCATTATACCTCAAGAATCATGCTTCTTACTGGCTCTTTTCTTCAGATATTAATTAGAAGGAGCCACTCTTAAGTGTACAGAAAGTGTAAGTGTGGGAGAGGCATCACACCCACTCAGCATCCCTCATAAGAGTTAGATGTTAGATGAATGATTGGCACCTCCAGCCCAGAGAGTTGCATTAATGACTAATGGCTGTTTACTTCTTTGTAGTTCTGATTATTCAATCAATTTATGAAGCATTGAAAACAAGGTCTCATACCTTCGGCTTGTGCTTTCagagtaaatgtgttttctgggGTGTTcaactgtaaatgtgtgtttttttctgttgagtGTGCAGCAGTGGCTCAAGGTTGTATGCTGTGAATGTTGTAAGCTGTGGAATAAAAtggggatttatttttcttagttTGGCACCGTGAAACTGCAAGTCCTTTTATCCTTCatactcattttttttttttttgcaattcaaTTTTAATTGTTCAGCCGAAATTCACAACTCAGAAAATTTCCCTCCATGGGCTTTACCCTTTGAGGGATATAATAGagaaatgatgataataaaagcagtaaaagcaGCCTTTGTAGTAACAGAAATATGACTAACAATAGTGGCAGTGGGTGTCAGGTATAACCACAatccatggaaacctgcaaggcgagaaagcacaaagactccaggggaAGAACCCAACATGTTGGTTGTTTAACCTCAGGACACAACAAACAACGAGTGTGTGAGGGTGCATTGATCCTACGCTGCTGGTTCAGCCTCTATCTGTTCATATGCCTCTGTGTTGAAGGACTTCACTGTGACAAAAGTGCAACTGTGCTGCAAGGTCTGGAGGGGATTCGTGCTTTCATGCTTATGTACCtgcaaaatgcaataaaatgtacaatgtaaatgtaaatacttcCTCAAGGGCACTTCCATAGTAATTTAACCCAAATGGCTATATTTTCATTACTAAATAttactaagtagttttgttgcctagacCTAACTGAGTTGTTCCCTGTGATTGAAAAGGCCGTATGCAAGTAACCAgaggaaattgacacgtgttgctggacttttgtagaaaaaacacacaaaaaatgagggttaacttttttgtaaaatatcatacAAACAGTTGAATGAAGGATACGTTGAAGAACACACCACACAGAGCCTGTCTCCTATTGGCCTGATGTCTTTTCCAgataaaacttgcattctctctagtgtccatcagggggcgactcctctgattctatagaagtctatgagaaaatgactctacttctctcttgatttattccctcagtaaacattgtaaacatgagtttatggtctcaatctctagtttcaagtcttcttcaatacagcatgatgttcatttagtaaatgatgctccatttagagtcaaacagaccataaagcaggggatgctttagggagGGGCTtcgttgtgattgacaggtcgctgctgctaccagagacgtatacagcggCTTTACGttactcctccacattccaaatatggtatcttccgttcattggttgcagaaaaaaacaacatggcgactgcTAACTCAACAAACTCAAAGCTTCTaaaccgcagtccacaaaccaatgggtgacatcaggATGACTACggccacttcttatatacaatctaAGGTCCTGGCAAGTGGAATCCTGCTTGGCTTAATAACTGAGCTAACATCATAGCAACAATTGCAACAACAAActtaatcaaacatttattatatcataattCCAACACATGCTTCTCAGAGGAATCACAGCCAACTTCTGCCAGAAGCACATGGTCTCTCGTCTTCCCTCTGAAGCGTCTCGGAATGccacgtctgtttctgatgtttGTGGCAGCTGATCAGAGCTGCATCAGCTGCCTGTCAACTTTAACAGCTGTAGAGACTTATGATGAGTAGAGAGGAGTTTGTGTCTGTACACATGTGAACTGCACTATAATAATGAAGACACACGGTTATCATCATCGGTGTCAGAGCagaagtgttttctctctgtagccggcacaggaaaaacacgCTGCATTCTGTTTTCATGCTGCGTACTGTGTCCTTATTCCTGTTATTATTTGagtctgtatttattgatattctgCCTGTGAAATCATTATTTAGTAAGCCAGAATATGATGGTGTCTTTTGAGCACTGGAAATGATTTATTAGGCTAAAAGttttagctctctctctctattgaGCTTTGATTGTAtccaaaataaaaggaaacgGGGGAAATAACAGATCACGGAAAGGCAAATCTGTCTCATGATTgaagaaagttgtttttgtggcttttttGTTGTTCAGACCTACAGTTAACTAGAAAACTATGCTTTTTACTGATCGTAGAATACTTTACCCTGAACTTCATCATTCaatctttttaatgttttcactgTCGGGTTgaacatttcttatttaataaatcaattatctGTTTTTAGTTCACCCTAGAGGTTGAAGCATTTTTAATATCTGTAATTCGTTTCACAaatccattcatttttcattcgtCAAGCTAAACTTTGCCCCTCCTCCCAGCTTATCAGCAAGCTgataggacaaaaaaaaaatacaggagggtgtgtgtttgtgtgtgtgtgggtgtgtgtttgtataataGCAGCGAGACCGACGGAGAGGGAAGACCACAGTAGCTCACTAAGTGATGATCTGCCTGCACTCACATGGAGAGCTGGAATGCTCTGATCTCTCCGACTCTCATGTTCCCGCTCAGCGCTGACTCACTTTCTCTCACACCGTTCTGCTTCACTCCTTCCACCTAATCTTCTTTCCACCTTTTTTCTTAAGGAAAATTTGACTTCTTAGCTGCgtggagagatgagaggagtcCTGTGGGATTGCTTTTGGCTGAGagtaacaacagcagcagcagatgtttgAAGAAAATTGCCTCTTTCTTTTAAACCTGAGgggtgaaaaatattttttaatttcacttcaaCAGCGCTTCGGTGGTCCTCCAGATAATGAAGACGACTGACGAGATTTTAACACTGACGATGaacaaataacaacagaaaaagaagactTAACCCAAGAAGACGGGgatttttaaacatgaacacCACAGAATACAATGGATTGATCCAAGGCTACCTCAACAGGAGCCAGACCTCGGGCATCTTGCCTCTCAACAAAGACCTACCGTCCGATGGGAAGGACTCATCGGCGGGATGCTACGAGCAGCTGCTGATCTCCACCGAGGTCTTCCTCACCCTGGGCATCGTCAGCCTGGTGGAGAACATCCTGGTCGTTGCTGCCATCGTCAAAAACAAGAACCTCCACTCGCCCATGTACTTCTTCATCTGCAGCCTGGCCGTTGCCGACATGCTTGTCAGCGTCTCCAACGCCTCCGAGACCATCGTCATAGCACTCATCAACGGGGGCAACCTGACCATCCCTGTGGCGCTGatcaaaaacatggacaacGTGTTTGACTCTATGATCTGCAGCTCCCTGTTGGCGTCCATCTGCAGCTTGCTGGCCATCGCCATCGACCGCTACATCACCATCTTCTACGCGCTGCGCTACCACAACATCGTCACCCTGCGGAGGGCGATGCTGGTCATCGGCAGCATCTGGACGTGCTGCACGGTGTCCGGCATCCTGTTCATCATCTACTCGGAGAGCACCACGGTGCTCATCTGCCTCATCACCATGTTCTTCTCCATGCTGGTGCTCATGGCGTCGCTCTACGTCCACATGTTCCTGCTGGCCCGTCTGCACATGAAGCGGATCGCGGCGCTGCCGGGCAACGCGCCCATCCATCAGCGGGCCAACATGAAGGGCGCCATCACCCTCACCATCCTCCTTGGGGTGTTCGTGGTGTGCTGGGCGCccttcttcctccacctcaTCCTCATGATCACCTGCCCCAGGAACCCCTACTGCACCTGCTTCATGTCCCACTTCAACATGTACCTCATCCTCATCATGTGCAACTCCGTCATCGACCCCATCATCTACGCCTTTCGCAGCCAAGAGATGAGGAAAACCTTCAAAGAGATTTTCTGCTGCTCGCACGCTCTCCTGTGCGTGTGAGCCGCCCGTCAACTGTCAGCAGAGCTTCGACTCTGACGGCTACAATCAGCGATTTGAATGAAACTTGGCATACGAGGACTTTGAGATTTTGATCTGTAATCACTGTGGACTGGTGCGGCTGTGCATGTGCCCTGTGCTCCATGAGTGGGCTGGTAATTTTGATTGATAAGTAGGGCATTTGGGGTGCTGAAGAGGTATGTTTACAGACACTTTGTAAATAGAGTATCGCTCTGTGGAAAAAAGCTATTTTGTTTGGTAGTTAACGCCGCTCTAAAGTCCAATTTGAGGTAAACATCATCAGCATGTATATAACCGATACACATGCTCAAACTGTGGTTTCTTTTACaaatcttttctctttctcactctgaAATCTTTTCTGTCTACAAACACaattctttcttcttcttcagcttcagAGAAAATCTAAATCTCCATGGTAATCGTGAAGATCTTAATGCACCTTGTAACCTGGATTATGTAAGTTAAATGTCACCGCTGTTGCAGCGTAGAACCTAAATGCCACAATGCGTGTACTCTGGATATCTAGcataaaatagattaaaatagTGTATGACAGACTACCTCCATGTGTGAGAGTGTAATCCACCTCATAACAGAATCTATGAGAGTATTTTGCATGCTGTAAGCAGAGATGGGTATATATCCCTGGCATGTACTCATTGTGTTTTGCATTACAATGAATGTCAAGAACAAATTGTGACATTTACTTTTCATGAGATCGAATGTTGACAGACATCACACCTCTGTGATTTCCCTCATGTGTCATGTGCCAATCCTGAAGGAGAAGATTATAGAAGCACAGGGAACATCCTGCCCAACTAAAGTGggattttacctttttatttacaAAGATGGCATGTTTCTAAGTTTGATGTAAAACTTTCTAAACCACAAGGGGGGGAAATCAGGTTATTTCAAACAGAGTACTTTGTAGAAAAGAtgtgttaaatgtattaaatgtgattttatcaACACTGAGATCAAACTAGATGCTTCTGGAAACAAGAGCACGAAGAAAAAATACCACAATTCCTCTTTGCTGATCTGCTGTTCTGCCTGTCTCATGTAGTAACCACAGGCTGCTTTATGATGCTTATGCATAACATGGTTATGTAAATGCAGGGCAGTAAAGTTGTTACACCAATCACTGGGTTACATATTTATAGTGATGAGGGTAAATGATTGTACACCTTCAGCGTAGAATgtactgaaaaacaaatgacagacaaaaaaaggtgatttatttatgactttaaaatgaggaaatgaggaaaatgtgtatttctcaGGCACAAAAGATGGCACTTAGTAAGCATTTCTGGTTTAGATCTTTAGTTTATTTGAACCCACGgaaaaatgggaaaaacaaTCCAGGGTGACCCAGAACCGTTCATCCTAAGTGTGTATTCCCAGTTTGTGGCTCCATGATGACGACTTCCCACCGTACCTCATCAGGAATGCCGTTTTTGTGGACACTCACCTTTGCTTTCCTCTTTAAAGCAGAGCAGCCAAAAATAGATTTATATCCCAGGGACGAACAGAAAGCTGCTTCAGTGTTTGcaaatcatgattttttttttaataactcttCGGAGACCTGATTACATCACGCTGACTCATCACATCTGTTGATTTCTTATCAAAGCTCCTGTGAATTTGTGCTTTGGGTAGAtatttgtgtaaatatgcaCACGTGGGTTGGTATGTATGACCATACAGAGATCTATTTTTCATCATATGTATGTAAAAAGACTTttactgaatgtatttttatgtaggTGTTTGTGTAACGTATTGCTTTTGCCTTAAAGATGTTGCACTGTGATGTAAAGAGCAACCTTATCCTCTGTGACTGTGTCTTAATATGTTGGTAAGTGCTATTTTCAACATTGCcttatttatttctgccttTTAATACTAAAAAAGTGGATTTCGAAGCTCATTAAGTGCACAAGAAACCTGATGTAAATGGGTGGTCCATTTTCCGTTAAGAGCTTTCCCTGGAATTTGATGAATGTGTTCCGATACGAAGCCGTTTGTTTTGACCGATGCGTACGCTGTGAATCACTGCTGCAAAGTAACTTCAATAAATCATGCTGCCACCTCACCTACAGCTCTGTTTGTCAGCGTTCCTCTGCTATGCAGACTTTAACCTCTACACAACCACTACTTTGTTGACTTTATActttaacaggaaaaaaaataacagaccTAGTCCTCAAATTCACGTGTACAGATCAAACATCACACTGCAAAACAACTGGACTtataaaatcaaacatttatttgtatctttatgtttttatgtaactgTAAACATCTTATTAATACAAGCACAACTGCAAAAATATGTGAGAAACTGAATTTTGAGTGCTGGAAGATATTGACAGGGTTTTCGATCATGCTGAATAATTTAAGCTtaagtaaacaaaatatttcaaaactggAATAAAAATCTTTAGAAAACATTTGCTGCATTCAATAATACTTGGGAAGCATTTGTGTGAGTTATTTATTACAAATTTAATAACATCTTAATAGACTTGTATTTGATATCAGATTCAGAGACATCAGACTAAACACTGGAACCTGCagcgtttttttttaaagtactcaAAAGAAAGGAACATCCTTTATCATCAAATCTATATACAAGGTATGAAAAAGGAATGTACATGAGTAAAAAATGGATTGAAGAAAGACTTTTATGTTGAGATGTTGtccatatattttatttctgcaaaCATTTAAGCAGGGAAAAAACATTCATTGTATTCATTCCACCAGTGAGGAATATGCTTGTAAAAGGTGGATGGTGAATGTTGCATTAAGCAGAATGGAATATGAAAACAACGATTCAGCGTTTCATCTCAGATTGGCAGCCTCAGTTTGGTCCCAGTCCTGCAAAAtatcctctccttcctttccttttgaTTGTTGTTTACCAAAGcacaatgacacaaaatgttACCAGCACAGTGGATTTGCTGGTAACCTCATGCTTTTTCAGCAAAATTCACAAAGATCTCACTTCAGAGTtcagcagcctctctctctctttccctccctggTTTCACTGAGATGTCCTTCTCAGCGAGTCCTGTCAAAATGTCTCGTTGCCCATTTCAGTCCCGTCTGAATGGTTTTTCTCAACAACGCTGGGTGCACGGTAGAGTGAAACTGTGCATCtcagttcagtgttttttgGAGAGGCAGAACACTTTGGGATGTAGCGACTTCTCCTCTTTCCCCCCTCTCATATGAGGTGGAGAAGGGGGAGAAAGCTCGGACACATATCTGTGGCCCAGGTTTCTTTCTCCTTGATTGCTGAACGCTTCAATGCTGAACCCACGTTGCTTAGTTACTAACTCGGACTTGTAGGGCGTACTGTTGGTCACCGGAGAGGTGCCGCACAGGGAAACTTAGCTCCTCCCATCTCATTATGTTCCTTCACCTTCACCTATAAGCTTTGGCCCAGATTGGAATACATCACAGCCATGACGACCTTTCACCCCATTGTTTAGAAATAATGAAGCCTGCCTGAAATAGAAATGGTAGTTACCCCGATGTAACTCTAGTTCTATGAGTACATACATAGCTTTCTTACTGTATGCCCAGCTGGTCCCTGGTTTCAGTTTCTAAGCTTGGGTCTACCGCTGTTTTTTGAAGGCATTCACCTCATCACTTGATTGGCGAATTGTCATCGGCAACTTGCAAGTAATTTATTAACGTCATGGGCTAGGAAACTAGGCAGACTGTTTTCAGAAGCAAAATACTTCTCTGTAGCTTTCGACTCGACTCCAGACCTGACCCAAGCCAATCAACTGTCTTTAAATGTCAGGTTTATCAACAGAGAAGGACATTTGGTGAAAATtgcatgtcaatagcacctttagaaatatatttactgagaaaaaaaatggtgttcaatacttattttacccgctgtatgtagaATTTGTGAGGCTCTATTGTGTTCAAGGCTGCACTTTCTATTATTGACCATCAGGCAGTTCACAGACTTCTCCTCGACATCTGCAGCTACACAAAGACGGTATTAATCGTTCCTCCAAGGTCTTCAATTCAAGCGTCAAGAGTAAAAGCTTTATCTTACAGTCAATTATACTAACGCTATAATGCTGAGGGTGAATTAGCCAGAAATGAAGGCAAAACACATATAAGAGTGAAGAATTTCAGATTAAAGACTTTTACAAATACTAAACACTCCAAAGAAAGGGACTAATACCAACAAAATACACCTTTTTATACCTCACAAAAGGGTATACACTGAAAGACACAGGATGACAAATAGACTATTATTACACTGACATCACTTAGTAACTATGGCTGTTGCGCAATAATAGAAATTCTGCCATGTTCCTGTACCAAAAACATCCAAATATTGTCTTGTTAAtctatgatgaaaatgaaagaaacggCAGAAACATGCTATAGAGAGCCTCAGTGAAACCATAATAAATTATTCAACTGTAGTTTTACTTCTTTGCTAACAAAGTAATCTTTgctaaaatgtttgttttttttgttttgttttttttgtttgtcttcgccctatgtaaagcgtctttgggtatctagaaaagcgctatataaaattaaagtattattatcattattcttattaaaaatgttacaacTTTTAAGTAAAAGAGCTGTGGTGGAGCCAATTTATCGTCGAaatccattttccttttttcccgaGAAAGACGGAAATAAGAATGCAGAATGGGAGACTAAATGAAGTACCAGCAGCTAAAGGAACAGAGAGAGCTGGAGCTTCATAAGAGGTGAACTTTAGTGTTTTGCACTGATAAATTGATGGATTATAGAAAAGATGCATATCTAAAATAATCTTGATGTAAATGATGGGCAGAAACTGGATCAGGAGGCAATGAGGTTTTAAGTCGATAGAATGGACTCTGCATCTCACGAAGTGtccaaattatatttatttgtgtactTTACTAATTAATGAACACAGTTGCAGGTATACTGCTCTTGTCAATTTATCCGTAAAGTTTCTTTTCCAGTGACTAATCTCTGCATCCTTTTCTTTGGGCTTCCAAAATCCAACAAAATCCTCTTTTCCCAGTGTGTGATTGGGATGTAATGCTTCGTCTCATTCTGCAGGTAATCATCTTAAAGCCCGGCTGCTGGTTTCGGCTGAATCTTTATAAGCTGCAGCGGTATCACCAGCTCCGGCAGAGCTTCGCCTGAACGCCTCCCATGTTTCACCTCCACACTCATTACTCAGCAGACAACCAATCAGCAGACACTCCCTGAAATGATCAATGCAATCGTTCTTCTCTTCGTAGAGAATCATTCTTTACACTTAATTTACAAGTTGGATAAGGTActgcatctttttctttcttctccagcACTGACACACTTTCTCTTTGCATATGGTGCTGCTTTAACCAATGGCTCTCATTGCTTCTCATCTGTCCTTATCATGCCGGCCTGCTGGGGGTTTGTGCACAGAGCCGCTTGGCATCAAATTAGACCGTGTTGACTCCGCTCTTGCCATCCTCAGCCACAGCAAATAATACTGGAGTTTCCATCCAAGTCAGGTCCTCTCTGTTAAGTTAATTGTGAAAAATGCATGAGTAGTCCTCCCTTGTTCGAAAACATGAATTTGCCGCATTGCGAGTAGAAAATACTTGCCCTTTAATTATTAAACCCATGAGAGTTGAAGTAATATTTAATTACCATCAGGCATTCAATCGGAGCCTTTTGTTAATTCAGATTAACTCAGAAAATGCATTAATTTACTGTGCCGTTGAAAAACAGAATTGATATAGAGAGATCCTGTTAGGAGGATTTTTATGCTGTGTAACGTTTGGAGCTCCAGGCTCTTCCTCAGATATGTCACACCTGTTGCGAATAGtcaatcaattattaaatacTAGTTAGAAAATACAttgaatgttaaatatatgCACCAATAGTACATCAATGctacaaatataatatataaaaagtaaaggTCAAGATAAGATGATTGTCTTAATATATCtttgttgtatatttgtgtattgttGTACATATTAAGCCTagatttatatatgtatgtatatgctTAATGCATATGATATGTATTTGCAACAGAGGTGTTATGTCacctgtgtgtatttattaagtAAGACAGCTGGAGGCCTTTCTTGAGTTATTAATTAGAGGAGGtgcattttcttctttatgtacctttttattattaatattttaagcTTTTATATACTATCCTTgcaaatatgtaatatataatgtattttcttgctaatattaaataatcaatatttaattcattatttgcaACAGGTatggtttgtaaaaaaataataatatctctAACAGGAGCTCCGTGGTGTGCAGATCTATCTGCTgtaattctgttttatttttattcttttttattatccaGCACCAAACCAAATGGACACAGGATGTGCGTTGCGTGTCTTTTATAAAGTTTCTAGTTGAAAAACATCCCCATGTGGTAATTTTGCTCATTTCAACTACTATGTATTTTTGAATATTGCAATGTTCCAGTCCTCTcccaacatgtttttgtttttttaatatatattggGTGCATATTGTGCAGTTGCATTTGTTTATCCCCCGGTGTGTAAGAGACATGCgtttctgcttg harbors:
- the mc4r gene encoding melanocortin receptor 4; the encoded protein is MNTTEYNGLIQGYLNRSQTSGILPLNKDLPSDGKDSSAGCYEQLLISTEVFLTLGIVSLVENILVVAAIVKNKNLHSPMYFFICSLAVADMLVSVSNASETIVIALINGGNLTIPVALIKNMDNVFDSMICSSLLASICSLLAIAIDRYITIFYALRYHNIVTLRRAMLVIGSIWTCCTVSGILFIIYSESTTVLICLITMFFSMLVLMASLYVHMFLLARLHMKRIAALPGNAPIHQRANMKGAITLTILLGVFVVCWAPFFLHLILMITCPRNPYCTCFMSHFNMYLILIMCNSVIDPIIYAFRSQEMRKTFKEIFCCSHALLCV